One genomic segment of Podarcis muralis chromosome 18, rPodMur119.hap1.1, whole genome shotgun sequence includes these proteins:
- the KXD1 gene encoding kxDL motif-containing protein 1, which produces MEPTASAVFCSRVLGMVNSEDVNAIILAQKNMLDRFEKTNEMLLNFNNLSGVRMQQMSEQFLHHTRTLVEMKKDLDSIFRRIRTLKGKLAKQYPEAFSNIHESPILEDDDFDPIPKSTATTIATSEQSTESCDTSPDIISPATSHDFEDLSQGPYDSPAVNGQSITDDDNETD; this is translated from the exons ATGGAGCCCACGGCCTCAGCCGTCTTCTGCAGCCGGGTCCTTGGCATGGTCAACTCGGAGGATGTGAACGCCATCATCCTGGCTCAAAAGAACAT GCTGGACCGATTTGAGAAAACCAACGAGATGCTGCTCAACTTCAATAACCTGTCTGGCGTCCGCATGCAACAGATGAGCGAGCAGTTCCTGCACCACACCCGGACCTTAGTGGAGATGAAAAAAGATCTGGACAGCATCTTCCGGAGAATCAG GACGCTGAAAGGGAAGCTCGCGAAACAGTATCCAGAGGCATTTAGTA ATATCCACGAATCTCCCATCCTGGAAGACGACGACTTCGACCCGATCCCCAAAAGCACCGCCACCACCATTGCTACCTCGGAGCAGAGCACGGAGTCCTGTGACACCAGCCCGGACATCATCTCCCCTGCCACCAGCCACGACTTTGAGGACCTTTCCCAGGGGCCGTACGACTCGCCGGCGGTGAATGGGCAGAGCATCACAGACGACGACAACGAGACGGACTAG